One region of Catenuloplanes indicus genomic DNA includes:
- a CDS encoding DUF1761 domain-containing protein produces the protein MLTGLDPLAWLGILVATVVSGVLAGLYFALIVPKHYAVALGREGAAAPRPTPLSNAGPIVCILITVITSAVLIRSLDVTTIGAAVAFGVLIGVGYLTAMTFQIAINPNFPKPLLYGLVNAPFFIVSSTVSSVIITLIR, from the coding sequence ATGCTCACTGGCCTGGACCCCCTCGCCTGGCTGGGAATCCTCGTCGCGACCGTCGTCAGCGGCGTACTCGCCGGTCTGTACTTCGCCCTGATCGTCCCGAAGCACTACGCCGTCGCGCTGGGCCGGGAGGGCGCGGCGGCGCCGAGGCCGACCCCGCTGTCGAACGCCGGGCCGATCGTCTGCATCCTGATCACGGTGATCACGTCCGCGGTGCTGATCCGTTCGCTGGACGTCACCACGATCGGCGCGGCCGTCGCCTTCGGCGTCCTGATCGGCGTCGGTTACCTGACCGCGATGACCTTCCAGATCGCGATCAACCCGAACTTCCCCAAGCCGTTGCTGTACGGCCTGGTCAACGCCCCGTTCTTCATCGTCTCCAGCACGGTCAGCAGTGTGATCATCACGCTGATCCGCTAG
- a CDS encoding DUF427 domain-containing protein, whose translation MESVWDYPRPPRLERTARRVVVRHAGVVVAESINCWRVLETSHPPVYYVPRTDITPGLLHRDPDHRSFCEFKGVATYWDLVTPGNRVARAAWSYEEPSPAYAELTGALAFYPSRVDECRVDDDIVQAQEGDFYGGWITPDVTGPFKGGPGTRGW comes from the coding sequence ATGGAGTCCGTGTGGGATTACCCGCGTCCACCGCGCCTGGAGCGCACCGCCCGGCGTGTCGTGGTGCGACACGCCGGGGTGGTGGTGGCGGAGAGCATCAACTGCTGGCGGGTGCTGGAGACCTCGCATCCGCCGGTCTACTACGTGCCGAGAACCGACATCACCCCCGGGCTGCTGCACCGGGATCCGGACCACCGGTCGTTCTGCGAGTTCAAGGGCGTGGCGACGTACTGGGACCTGGTCACGCCCGGCAACCGGGTGGCGCGCGCGGCCTGGTCGTACGAGGAGCCGTCACCGGCCTACGCGGAACTGACCGGCGCGCTCGCCTTCTACCCCAGCCGGGTGGACGAGTGCCGCGTCGACGACGACATCGTGCAGGCTCAGGAGGGCGACTTCTACGGCGGCTGGATCACCCCGGACGTCACCGGCCCGTTCAAGGGCGGCCCGGGCACGCGGGGCTGGTGA
- a CDS encoding DUF6204 family protein, whose amino-acid sequence MSRGIRVTVRGAFDDLSAAQKAELLASAAEHDFLNTSYTPEGYLAYDVAARPFFTFRYLIEAPEDEDLDVTATRGELLAVEWLDAHGYAYKNLTAAAVDPAGTPLGARGRRAAAKSS is encoded by the coding sequence ATGAGCCGTGGGATCCGGGTGACCGTGCGTGGTGCCTTCGACGATCTGAGCGCCGCGCAGAAGGCGGAGCTGCTCGCGTCCGCCGCCGAGCACGACTTCCTGAACACGTCGTACACGCCGGAGGGCTACCTCGCGTACGACGTGGCCGCCCGCCCGTTCTTCACGTTCCGTTACCTGATCGAGGCGCCGGAGGACGAGGACCTGGACGTCACCGCGACCCGCGGCGAGCTGCTGGCGGTCGAGTGGCTGGACGCGCACGGCTACGCCTACAAGAACCTGACCGCCGCGGCCGTCGACCCGGCCGGGACCCCGCTCGGCGCCCGCGGCCGCCGCGCCGCCGCGAAGAGCTCCTGA
- a CDS encoding pyridoxal phosphate-dependent aminotransferase codes for MKQAQRLKSVRYDIRGPVLRRAQELEAAGHRILKLNLGNPAPWGMNTPDPIMADVVQNLGAAQGYSDARGIYSARVAVAQYYQSRGVTEVQPDDVMLGNGVSELIVMTMQALLDTGDEVLVPSPDYPLWTGAVTLCGGRPVHYRCDESQGWLPDLEHMAAQITPNTRAMVIINPNNPTGAVYSREVLLGMLELARRHGLMVLADEIYDKIIFDGAVHHTAAALAPDVPVISMGGLSKTYRAAGFRSGWLAMSGFTARDTEYVDGLQLLANMRLCPNVPAQHAVQTALGGYQSIERLIEPGGRLYEQRTHAWGAITAIPGVDCVRPDGALYLFARLDPAVHKIRDDEQLIIDLLEQQHLLLSHGTGFNLDTPDHIRMVYLAPTDVLDDAVRRLGAFLATYHQ; via the coding sequence GTGAAGCAGGCGCAGCGGCTCAAGAGCGTTCGGTACGACATCCGCGGCCCGGTGCTGCGCCGTGCCCAGGAGCTGGAGGCGGCCGGCCACCGGATCCTGAAGCTGAACCTCGGCAACCCGGCACCGTGGGGCATGAACACCCCCGACCCGATCATGGCGGACGTGGTGCAGAACCTCGGCGCGGCGCAGGGCTACAGCGACGCGCGCGGCATCTACTCCGCGCGGGTGGCGGTCGCGCAGTATTACCAGTCGCGCGGCGTGACCGAGGTGCAGCCGGACGACGTGATGCTCGGCAACGGCGTCTCCGAGCTGATCGTGATGACCATGCAGGCGCTGCTGGACACCGGCGACGAGGTGCTGGTGCCGAGCCCGGACTACCCGCTGTGGACCGGCGCGGTCACGCTCTGCGGCGGGCGGCCGGTGCACTACCGGTGCGACGAGAGCCAGGGCTGGCTGCCGGACCTGGAGCACATGGCCGCGCAGATCACGCCGAACACGCGGGCCATGGTGATCATCAACCCGAACAACCCGACCGGCGCGGTCTACTCGCGCGAGGTGCTGCTCGGCATGCTCGAGCTGGCCCGCAGGCACGGGCTGATGGTGCTCGCGGACGAGATCTACGACAAGATCATCTTTGACGGCGCGGTGCACCACACCGCGGCCGCGCTCGCCCCGGACGTACCCGTTATCAGTATGGGTGGCCTGTCCAAGACCTATCGGGCCGCGGGTTTCCGGTCCGGCTGGCTGGCGATGAGCGGCTTCACCGCGCGGGACACCGAGTACGTCGACGGCCTGCAACTACTGGCGAACATGCGGCTCTGCCCGAACGTGCCGGCCCAGCACGCGGTGCAGACCGCGCTCGGCGGCTACCAGAGCATCGAGCGGCTGATCGAGCCCGGCGGCCGTCTCTACGAGCAGCGCACGCACGCGTGGGGGGCGATCACCGCGATCCCCGGCGTCGACTGCGTGCGGCCGGACGGCGCGCTCTACCTCTTCGCCCGACTCGACCCGGCCGTGCACAAGATCCGCGACGACGAGCAGCTGATAATCGACCTGCTCGAACAGCAGCACCTGCTGCTCTCGCACGGCACCGGCTTCAACCTGGACACGCCCGACCACATCCGGATGGTCTACCTGGCCCCGACCGACGTGCTCGACGACGCGGTCCGCCGGCTCGGCGCGTTCCTCGCCACGTATCACCAATAG
- a CDS encoding MerR family transcriptional regulator, producing MEAHLTVGRVAGLTGVTVRTLHHYDEIGLVRPSARTGAGHRAYSAADVARLRAVLAYRRLGFGLREVADLVDDPSADAVGRLHRLRGVLLEQRDRAAAMVTAIDRELEGRAMGTTPAGARLYETIGSAYPATRRTEPRIAAQVWAALGDARTVLNVGAGTGSYEPADRDVTAVEPSEVMRAQRPRDAARCVAARAERLPFPDRSFDAAMAFSTVHHWQDPVAGLREMRRVARRVVVFTHDAGDSAWRQRFWLTRDYLPEAAGLVAGRPPVHELARAIGARITPVLIPWDCADGFFEAYWRRPEAYLDEAARRAVSVWARVGPEAERRAVGEIRADLASGRWAARNPELAALDAAELGLRLLVA from the coding sequence GTGGAGGCGCATCTGACCGTGGGCCGGGTGGCCGGGCTGACCGGCGTGACCGTCCGGACGTTGCATCACTACGACGAGATCGGCCTCGTGCGGCCGTCCGCGCGGACCGGCGCGGGGCACCGGGCCTACTCGGCGGCGGACGTGGCGCGGCTGCGGGCGGTGCTGGCGTACCGGCGGCTCGGTTTCGGTCTTCGGGAGGTCGCCGACCTGGTCGACGACCCGTCCGCGGACGCGGTCGGGCGTCTGCACCGGCTGCGCGGCGTGCTGCTGGAGCAGCGGGACCGCGCGGCCGCGATGGTGACGGCGATCGACCGGGAACTGGAGGGACGCGCGATGGGGACGACACCGGCCGGTGCGCGGCTGTACGAGACGATCGGGTCCGCGTACCCGGCGACGCGGCGCACCGAGCCGCGGATCGCCGCGCAGGTCTGGGCCGCGCTCGGCGACGCGCGCACGGTGCTGAACGTCGGCGCCGGCACCGGCTCCTACGAGCCCGCGGACCGGGACGTGACCGCGGTCGAACCGTCCGAGGTCATGCGGGCACAGCGGCCCCGGGACGCGGCACGCTGCGTGGCGGCCCGCGCGGAGCGGCTGCCGTTCCCGGACCGGTCGTTCGACGCCGCGATGGCGTTCAGCACCGTGCACCACTGGCAGGACCCGGTCGCCGGCCTGCGCGAGATGCGCCGGGTGGCCCGCCGTGTGGTGGTGTTCACCCACGACGCCGGTGACAGCGCATGGCGGCAGCGGTTCTGGCTCACCCGTGACTACCTGCCCGAGGCCGCCGGGCTCGTGGCCGGCCGGCCGCCGGTGCACGAGCTGGCGCGGGCGATCGGGGCGCGTATCACGCCGGTGCTGATCCCGTGGGACTGCGCGGACGGCTTCTTCGAGGCCTACTGGCGCCGGCCGGAGGCGTACCTGGACGAGGCGGCACGCCGGGCGGTGTCGGTCTGGGCCCGGGTCGGGCCGGAGGCCGAGCGGCGGGCGGTCGGCGAGATCCGCGCCGACCTGGCCTCGGGGCGGTGGGCCGCGCGCAACCCCGAGCTCGCGGCGCTCGACGCGGCCGAGCTGGGCCTGCGCCTGCTCGTCGCCTAG
- a CDS encoding SCO6745 family protein has protein sequence MDIARRMWTLLEPVHAVTYFTPAARAAFEAAGLRGFWRGYFAGRAAPLGAVGAGPVEATFFGFAPTMVRRALPDVWNRAAPAAALAARLDGARASLSGLAPDTGLTEAAALLRRAAAGLPLAGRPLAAANADLPWPEDPLGAVWHGATLLREHRGDGHVAALLVAGLDGVESLVWRASMDSAREVLQPARGWTDEEWDAAAARLTDRGWLASGTATEIAYAARDTVERQTDVLAAGPWQTLGTDGVSRLEQLLAPLSEAALRLLPHPNPIVLPRPVA, from the coding sequence ATGGATATCGCTCGCCGGATGTGGACGCTGCTGGAACCGGTGCACGCCGTCACCTACTTCACGCCGGCCGCGCGCGCCGCCTTCGAGGCGGCCGGGCTGCGCGGCTTCTGGCGCGGCTACTTCGCGGGCCGCGCCGCGCCGCTGGGTGCGGTCGGCGCCGGGCCGGTCGAGGCGACCTTCTTCGGTTTCGCGCCGACGATGGTACGGCGTGCGCTGCCCGACGTGTGGAACCGCGCCGCACCGGCCGCCGCCCTGGCCGCCCGTCTCGACGGCGCCCGCGCCTCGCTGTCCGGGCTCGCGCCGGACACCGGCCTCACCGAGGCGGCCGCGCTACTCCGCCGGGCCGCCGCCGGCCTTCCGCTGGCCGGCCGCCCGCTCGCCGCCGCGAACGCGGACCTGCCCTGGCCGGAGGACCCGCTCGGCGCGGTCTGGCACGGCGCGACGCTGCTGCGCGAGCACCGCGGCGACGGGCACGTGGCCGCGCTGCTGGTCGCCGGCCTGGACGGCGTTGAGTCGCTGGTCTGGCGGGCGTCCATGGACAGCGCCCGCGAGGTGCTGCAACCCGCTCGCGGCTGGACCGACGAGGAGTGGGACGCCGCGGCCGCCCGGCTCACCGACCGTGGCTGGCTGGCGTCCGGCACCGCCACCGAGATCGCGTACGCGGCCCGCGACACCGTCGAACGCCAGACCGACGTACTTGCCGCCGGCCCGTGGCAGACCCTCGGCACGGACGGCGTGTCCCGCCTGGAGCAGCTGCTGGCCCCGCTCTCCGAGGCCGCCCTGCGCCTGCTGCCGCACCCGAACCCGATCGTGCTGCCGCGCCCGGTCGCGTGA